A single region of the Thermococcus paralvinellae genome encodes:
- a CDS encoding polysaccharide deacetylase family protein: MLVSLTFDVEQDCPPYLNTTRGMEEGLPKILDLLNEKNVKATFFFTAEMAKKYPNLAKRIVDEGHELGCHGFNHERFDKLEKNKAEVIIKKSLDILREFGDVVSFRAPNLQFPRYLFSALSKNGILVDSSRARYKGYKGGIKVLDGVLEIPVSVTSSILRLPWPVQKFIHARLREPRVYFAHPWEFVPMQKEKIRFDCKFNTGDNALILLERLIDYYKDQNAKFVMIREYLDVYNKKT; this comes from the coding sequence ATGCTGGTGTCTTTAACCTTTGACGTCGAGCAAGATTGTCCACCATACTTAAACACTACCAGAGGCATGGAAGAAGGATTACCGAAGATTCTTGATCTTCTCAATGAAAAGAATGTTAAAGCAACATTCTTCTTCACTGCTGAGATGGCAAAGAAATACCCAAATCTTGCAAAAAGGATTGTTGATGAAGGGCATGAACTCGGCTGTCATGGCTTTAATCATGAGCGGTTTGATAAACTTGAGAAAAACAAGGCGGAGGTCATTATTAAAAAGTCACTAGACATTTTGAGAGAGTTCGGAGATGTTGTCTCTTTTAGGGCCCCAAATCTTCAATTTCCCAGATATCTCTTTTCAGCTTTAAGTAAAAACGGAATACTAGTGGATTCCTCAAGGGCAAGATACAAGGGGTATAAAGGGGGAATTAAAGTGCTTGATGGTGTTTTAGAGATTCCAGTCTCGGTAACATCTTCCATATTAAGGCTTCCCTGGCCAGTACAGAAATTTATTCATGCGAGACTAAGGGAACCAAGAGTTTATTTTGCTCATCCTTGGGAGTTCGTTCCAATGCAAAAAGAGAAAATACGATTTGACTGCAAGTTTAACACAGGAGACAATGCTTTAATACTTTTAGAGAGGTTAATTGATTATTACAAGGATCAAAATGCTAAATTTGTGATGATAAGAGAGTACCTAGATGTTTATAACAAGAAAACATGA
- a CDS encoding lysylphosphatidylglycerol synthase transmembrane domain-containing protein, translating to MKMITIGEYTNLLKSLNKTSLELITIALALYYLSTIIYALRWKIILDSMGKNVPLIDLLKAILSSIFVNNVTPMSRGGGEILRVTWISKKYKIPLSLSTVSILYERIMEAFPVTILLFLGLTYFARHIIYFVSLAIFVVVLIWLNWEEFIKLSVKIIKVELTTEELMNIISLKRKFSLNILVVGLSSVVWFLDMLRLKLIALAFGWNPSIGFLAIVSLANLIFGLMAFTPGGIGIVEGGLIGTLTYFGIPSTLAVSITLIERFISYVLSSIVGFITLIVLGGTEIWRVLKSH from the coding sequence ATGAAAATGATAACTATAGGGGAATACACTAATCTCCTCAAATCATTAAATAAAACCAGTTTGGAGCTTATTACAATTGCTCTGGCTTTATATTACCTAAGTACTATAATCTACGCCCTTCGCTGGAAAATTATACTGGATAGCATGGGAAAAAATGTACCCTTGATTGATCTCTTAAAAGCGATTCTCTCCTCTATTTTTGTTAATAACGTTACTCCAATGAGCCGTGGGGGTGGAGAAATTCTAAGAGTTACTTGGATATCGAAAAAATATAAGATTCCATTGAGCTTATCGACTGTCAGCATACTTTATGAAAGGATAATGGAAGCCTTTCCAGTAACAATCCTATTGTTTTTGGGACTAACGTATTTCGCTAGACATATTATCTATTTTGTTTCACTCGCAATCTTTGTTGTGGTGCTTATTTGGCTCAATTGGGAAGAATTCATAAAGCTTTCAGTTAAAATAATTAAAGTTGAGCTTACAACAGAAGAACTCATGAATATAATTTCATTAAAACGGAAATTCTCATTAAATATTCTCGTGGTTGGATTGAGTTCAGTGGTTTGGTTTTTGGATATGCTTAGGCTCAAACTCATAGCACTTGCTTTTGGCTGGAATCCAAGTATTGGATTTTTAGCAATAGTCTCACTTGCAAATCTTATATTTGGGCTTATGGCATTTACTCCCGGAGGGATTGGTATAGTAGAGGGCGGACTAATAGGGACACTTACCTACTTTGGAATACCTTCAACCCTAGCCGTATCAATAACACTAATTGAGCGCTTTATTTCTTATGTGCTGAGTTCAATAGTCGGATTTATAACATTAATAGTATTAGGAGGTACCGAAATATGGAGAGTCTTAAAATCGCATTAG
- a CDS encoding TIGR04140 family protein, with the protein MRIITSIPPEDLEIILKKSNASVRLEIREAEPFHGMPRYEVIIEGDKKEIEKFMEKLRLARAGG; encoded by the coding sequence ATGAGGATAATAACTTCAATTCCACCAGAAGATCTTGAGATAATCTTAAAGAAGTCAAACGCTTCGGTTAGGCTAGAGATTAGAGAAGCTGAACCTTTCCATGGAATGCCCAGATACGAGGTAATTATTGAGGGAGATAAAAAGGAGATAGAGAAGTTCATGGAAAAGCTAAGGTTAGCAAGGGCTGGTGGTTAG
- a CDS encoding PepSY domain-containing protein yields MKIWKFNIGKKIVAALAALIVGLGIGAFALAASNTADNETQTGIHSPNYVGSITVPKTADGISEDQEAKLLQSLAKITPEQAKQAALAEVNGNVIKVELDNENGYLVYSVEVKTGDGTIKDVKVDAGNGKILHIDSGIEEETDKELEENNKNKLSNDSNDTDNIQEELEQEEEG; encoded by the coding sequence ATGAAGATCTGGAAATTTAATATTGGAAAGAAAATTGTAGCAGCGCTGGCAGCGCTAATAGTGGGGCTTGGCATTGGAGCCTTTGCACTAGCAGCATCAAACACAGCTGATAATGAAACACAAACTGGCATTCACTCGCCAAATTATGTTGGAAGCATAACTGTTCCCAAAACTGCAGATGGTATCAGTGAAGATCAAGAAGCAAAATTGCTTCAAAGTTTAGCAAAGATAACTCCGGAGCAAGCAAAGCAAGCGGCCCTAGCAGAGGTCAATGGAAACGTCATCAAAGTTGAACTGGATAATGAAAATGGATATCTAGTTTATTCAGTTGAGGTTAAAACCGGCGATGGTACTATAAAAGACGTAAAAGTCGACGCAGGAAATGGAAAAATACTCCATATTGACAGCGGCATTGAAGAAGAAACTGATAAAGAGTTAGAGGAAAATAATAAAAACAAGCTTTCAAATGACAGCAATGATACAGACAATATTCAGGAAGAACTAGAACAAGAAGAGGAGGGTTGA
- a CDS encoding peroxiredoxin, with the protein MEYLEIPLLDEDGKEVKLKDFLGRWIVLYIYPRDNTPGCTTEAKEFTELLPEFEKFGVLVVGVSKDSIESHRRFKEKHNLKVKLLSDPEAKLIKTLGAWGKKMRGEGVLRSTFIINPKGEIVWEKRRVKTKGHAAKVLEVVKELVEK; encoded by the coding sequence ATGGAGTATCTTGAGATTCCCCTTTTGGATGAAGATGGAAAAGAGGTAAAGCTAAAGGATTTCCTTGGCAGATGGATTGTCCTCTACATCTATCCACGGGATAATACTCCAGGCTGTACCACAGAGGCTAAGGAGTTCACAGAGCTTTTACCTGAATTTGAGAAGTTTGGAGTCCTCGTTGTTGGAGTCAGCAAAGACTCCATTGAATCCCATCGGAGATTTAAAGAGAAGCACAATCTCAAGGTTAAACTCCTCAGTGACCCAGAGGCTAAGCTGATAAAGACTTTGGGTGCCTGGGGCAAAAAGATGAGAGGAGAAGGCGTATTGAGGAGTACCTTTATAATAAATCCCAAAGGAGAAATTGTGTGGGAAAAGAGAAGAGTTAAAACCAAGGGGCACGCTGCTAAGGTTCTTGAAGTTGTTAAGGAACTGGTGGAAAAATGA
- a CDS encoding glycosyltransferase family 4 protein, which translates to MESLKIALASDWFFPSIGGIEYHIHDLALNLVDMGHDVHVITRFGDFPDKTLPYTVHRFKGRITVDSFHISIGMNLLKSVNELYKKEHFDITHGHSIYSPIAVGVSNLSSGIRGVPSIITNHSFLGKSILNPTYIFLLRASLRKVNGFIAVSNAVQKDLEKILGARLKNKPIHVVPNGIDTNFWKPVEDKKEWKSNIGLDGIVITTTSRLTKRKRIDVIPKLARTLTEKYRTTNIKFVIIGDGPERRKIEELIKSYHVQDKVLMVGKQPREKVREYLWASDIYLSPTIYEAFGIAALEALSCGVPVIANNHGGISEIVKHGLTGLMSQDDKELLENIVYLLNNVELIEKMGKNARKIVKEEFTWEKIAKEIVEIYKKTIETFERDPFILYTLHQVLKGGITNAGVFNL; encoded by the coding sequence ATGGAGAGTCTTAAAATCGCATTAGCTTCGGATTGGTTTTTTCCAAGTATCGGTGGAATAGAGTATCACATCCATGATTTAGCTTTAAATCTTGTTGATATGGGGCATGATGTTCATGTTATAACAAGATTTGGAGATTTTCCAGATAAAACCCTCCCATATACTGTCCACCGGTTTAAAGGGAGGATTACCGTTGATAGCTTCCACATAAGCATTGGAATGAATCTGCTCAAAAGCGTGAACGAGCTTTACAAAAAGGAGCATTTTGATATCACTCACGGACACAGCATTTATTCTCCAATAGCCGTAGGAGTTTCAAATCTTTCCAGTGGGATTAGAGGTGTTCCGAGCATTATAACAAACCATTCATTCTTGGGCAAATCTATCTTAAACCCGACCTATATCTTCCTTTTACGAGCTTCTCTGAGGAAGGTTAACGGCTTTATTGCTGTGAGCAATGCTGTACAGAAAGACTTAGAGAAAATCCTTGGTGCAAGACTTAAGAACAAACCGATACATGTTGTACCAAATGGTATAGATACGAATTTCTGGAAGCCTGTGGAAGATAAAAAAGAATGGAAAAGCAACATTGGACTAGATGGAATAGTAATAACAACCACTTCAAGACTCACAAAGAGAAAAAGAATAGATGTAATACCCAAATTAGCTAGAACTCTCACAGAAAAATATAGAACGACCAATATAAAATTCGTAATAATAGGCGATGGTCCAGAGAGAAGGAAAATAGAAGAACTCATTAAATCATACCATGTTCAGGATAAGGTTTTGATGGTTGGAAAGCAACCCAGAGAAAAAGTTAGAGAATACCTCTGGGCAAGCGATATTTACTTATCCCCAACGATTTATGAAGCGTTTGGAATAGCCGCCCTTGAAGCCCTTTCTTGTGGGGTTCCTGTGATAGCAAATAATCATGGAGGGATAAGCGAGATAGTCAAGCATGGCCTCACTGGATTAATGTCCCAAGACGACAAAGAGTTGCTGGAAAACATTGTATATCTGCTAAATAACGTGGAATTGATTGAAAAGATGGGCAAAAATGCAAGAAAGATTGTAAAAGAGGAATTTACATGGGAAAAGATAGCAAAAGAAATAGTCGAGATATACAAGAAGACGATAGAAACATTTGAAAGAGATCCCTTCATTCTATACACACTCCACCAGGTGCTGAAAGGGGGAATAACGAATGCTGGTGTCTTTAACCTTTGA
- a CDS encoding radical SAM protein translates to MVMWFRRVDIREIEKAKRAMPHYFEILSGREKPNFFYAKQVKVNFSKDDPLEELWKAHEEGMEKLKENDLSKNLEKSLLDLKALIADRIIEKCELCEIKCRVNRKESIGYCRVKDSLIASDFLHIGEEPELVPSYTIFFSGCNFRCVFCQNWDISQYRVGLRYSPEEMATKIAVAYAEGAKNVNFVGGEPTPNLPFILETLRYVKVPIPVVWNSNMYMSEITMKLLDGIVDVYLADFKWGNNEDALKYSKAPSYWEVVTRNFLLAKGHYKAEFLIRHLVMPNHLECCTKPILKWIAENIGKEVRVNVMFQYRPEYKAEKYSEIARSLNYDEMKRAVELVAEVGLKNAMVG, encoded by the coding sequence ATGGTTATGTGGTTCCGCAGGGTTGATATAAGAGAAATTGAAAAAGCAAAGAGAGCAATGCCTCATTATTTTGAAATCCTTTCTGGGAGAGAAAAACCCAATTTTTTCTATGCAAAGCAAGTGAAGGTTAATTTTTCAAAAGATGACCCTCTTGAGGAACTTTGGAAGGCCCATGAAGAAGGTATGGAAAAATTGAAAGAGAACGATTTAAGCAAAAATTTAGAGAAAAGTCTTCTTGATCTGAAAGCTTTGATAGCAGACAGAATAATTGAAAAGTGTGAACTTTGTGAGATTAAATGCCGAGTAAACAGAAAGGAGAGCATTGGCTACTGTCGAGTTAAGGATAGCTTGATTGCAAGTGACTTTCTACACATTGGAGAAGAGCCCGAGCTAGTTCCATCATACACTATATTCTTCTCTGGGTGCAACTTTAGATGTGTGTTTTGTCAAAACTGGGACATAAGTCAGTACAGGGTTGGATTAAGATATTCACCAGAAGAAATGGCGACTAAAATCGCTGTTGCGTATGCTGAGGGTGCCAAAAATGTGAATTTTGTTGGAGGAGAGCCAACACCAAATTTACCTTTCATCCTTGAGACGCTCAGATACGTTAAAGTCCCGATTCCAGTAGTCTGGAATTCTAACATGTACATGAGCGAGATTACAATGAAGCTCCTGGATGGAATAGTTGATGTTTACCTGGCTGATTTTAAGTGGGGCAACAACGAAGATGCCCTTAAGTATTCAAAAGCTCCAAGTTATTGGGAAGTTGTAACAAGAAACTTCCTTCTAGCCAAAGGACACTATAAAGCAGAGTTTTTGATAAGGCATCTGGTAATGCCAAATCATCTGGAATGTTGCACTAAGCCAATTTTGAAGTGGATAGCGGAGAATATTGGAAAAGAAGTTAGAGTAAACGTGATGTTTCAGTACAGACCAGAATACAAAGCGGAGAAATATTCTGAAATTGCTAGAAGTTTAAACTATGATGAAATGAAGAGGGCAGTTGAACTTGTTGCAGAGGTTGGACTGAAGAATGCGATGGTTGGATAA